One genomic region from Lycorma delicatula isolate Av1 chromosome 1, ASM4794821v1, whole genome shotgun sequence encodes:
- the LOC142318335 gene encoding invertebrate-type lysozyme 3-like, with amino-acid sequence MYNLQSISTVTIITAATIIAVTSIDRNSVGIVCLKCLCESVSNCNASFGCDSNNICGPYQITEPFWIDGDKPLVESDDVENPGAFSRCTADPTCATRTVYNYMNKFKQDCNDDGDVDCLDIGHIHKYGLQKSACSHKLVDTFKDRICSCLRENEAPENVPIGCRHK; translated from the exons atgtataatttacagAGTATTTCTACAGTAACCATCATTACAGCTGCAACAATCATAGCTG ttacttcAATTGACAGAAATTCAGTAGGTATAGTTTGTTTAAAGTGTCTCTGTGAGTCAGTATCAAATTGTAATGCATCATTTGGGTGTGATAGCAACAACATATGTGGACCATATCAAATTACAGAACCATTCTGGATAGATGGTGATAAACCTCTAGTAGAATCTGATGATGTAGAAAATCCTGgag CATTTAGTCGCTGTACAGCTGATCCAACTTGTGCTACAAGAACTGTCTATAATTATATGAACAAGTTTAAACAG gaCTGTAATGATGATGGTGATGTGGACTGCTTAGATATTGGTCATATTCATAAATATGGTTTGCAGAAGTCAGCTTGCTCACACAAACTGGTAGACACTTTCAAAGATAGAATATGTTCATGTTTACGTGAAAATGAAGCTCCAGAAAATGTACCAATTGGTTGTAGacacaaataa